A window from Cryptomeria japonica chromosome 1, Sugi_1.0, whole genome shotgun sequence encodes these proteins:
- the LOC131034177 gene encoding expansin-like B1, protein MASSSCFSALLFVLPMLILLYRGDSQLVKSRAAYYESQDGLGTSRGGCGYGEFGRELNYGDVAAVGRLFRGGAGCGACYQVKCKNEDLCSGKGVKVVATDHGEGDGTDFIMSPHAFTAMAKNGKDKHLLALGVVDIKYKRVPCQYPGYNIMFKINESSDYPYYLSLVFWYTGGQKDIIAVELSQDKILDWKAMRRSYGGVWDIAPPPCENIVVRFLVSDDYDSQWVSAPNVIPANWKAGSLYDSGIQIN, encoded by the exons ATGGCTTCTTCTTCATGTTTCTCTGCTCTATTGTTTGTCTTGCCCATGCTGATACTTCTTTACAGGGGAGATTCTCAGTTAGTAAAATCTAGGGCAGCTTACTATGAGAGTCAAGATGGCTTAGGAACTTCAA GGGGTGGCTGTGGATATGGAGAGTTTGGGAGAGAACTCAACTATGGAGATGTGGCAGCAGTTGGACGGTTATTCAGAGGCGGTGCAGGGTGTGGTGCTTGTTATCAA GTCAAGTGCAAGAATGAGGACTTATGCAGTGGTAAAGGAGTGAAAGTAGTTGCTACCGATCATGGAGAAGGTGATGGAACTGATTTCATCATGAGTCCCCATGCTTTCACAGCAATGGCCAAAAATGGCAAAGACAAGCACCTTCTAGCTTTAGGTGTCGTTGACATTAAGTACAAACG AGTGCCATGCCAATATCCCGGATACAACATTATGTTCAAGATCAATGAAAGCAGTGATTATCCATATTATTTGTCTTTAGTATTTTGGTATACAGGAGGCCAAAAAGATATAATAGCAGTGGAACTTTCTCAG GACAAAATATTAGATTGGAAAGCAATGAGAAGAAGCTATGGAGGTGTATGGGACATTGCACCACCACCTTGTGAAAATATTGTTGTTCGTTTTCTGGTCAGCGATGACtatgatagccaatgggtatctgCTCCCAATGTTATACCTGCTAATTGGAAGGCTGGCTCTTTATATGACTCGGGCATTCAGATCAATTGA